One Chromatiales bacterium genomic region harbors:
- a CDS encoding TlpA family protein disulfide reductase has protein sequence MRRLMLVACLSGVLLPVVLSADQAAGPAADFSLPSRGGQRVSLSALRGQVVLINFWATWCGPCRKEMPLLEQIQKKYAPLGFTMLGVNVEEDTTQMEAFLGDVPVTFPVLLDPANQVSKLYDVAAMPSTVIVDRKGNVRFIHQGYQPGDESRYQDVIRQLIRERT, from the coding sequence ATGCGGCGTCTGATGCTGGTGGCATGCCTGTCGGGCGTGCTGCTGCCTGTGGTCTTGTCGGCGGATCAGGCCGCAGGCCCGGCGGCTGATTTCAGTCTGCCGTCCCGCGGCGGTCAGCGCGTGTCGCTGTCTGCCTTGCGCGGACAGGTCGTGCTGATCAATTTCTGGGCGACATGGTGCGGCCCCTGCCGCAAGGAAATGCCGCTGCTCGAACAGATCCAGAAGAAGTATGCGCCGCTCGGCTTTACCATGCTCGGCGTCAATGTCGAGGAAGACACGACGCAGATGGAGGCATTCCTCGGCGATGTGCCGGTCACGTTTCCGGTGCTGCTGGATCCGGCCAACCAGGTCAGCAAGCTCTACGATGTGGCGGCGATGCCGAGCACCGTGATCGTCGATCGCAAGGGCAACGTCCGCTTCATTCATCAGGGTTACCAGCCAGGTGACGAAAGCCGTTACCAGGATGTGATCCGCCAGCTGATCCGGGAGCGGACATGA
- a CDS encoding PD40 domain-containing protein — MVAGTRNVPLSGRKLSARSVLLWIAVAFGLAACGGGGVGGEQKPDPVVVDVPIAYVKRPLPVNAQGVLQGSDLRELRRFDIGADLYVRERAAVTAVERNITERITQGSGLYDVRDPEVSWDGATLIFAMRGPFVAGADEEDQPTWNIWEYNFAGDTLRRVISSDLTAEAGHDIAPAYLPDGRIVFSSTRQRQSKAVLIDEGKQQFDAQDEDRNEPAFVLHVMNADGSDIHQISFNQSHDLDPSVLANGQILFSRWDNAAANSEMNLYRMNPDGTGLELYYGARSHETGTDGATIQFSQPREMPDGRILSVIRPFQADDGGGDLVSIDAANFVENLQPVAVNAGLLSGPAQTRTVVNDVRTDAGISPGGEFGAAFPLWDGTGRMFAVWSPCRLLDVDDRIVPCTESALAAPGARSAFPLYGVWIFDPVAGTQLPVFSPTENLLISDIVAAQPRALPPVIFDKASTGQLDPDLVAQEQGLVDIRSVYDLDGTASVNIRALADPAQTTAVQRQARFLRVEKAVALPDREVRDFDNSAFGVSAAQGMREILGYAPVEPDGSVVVRVPANVPIALSVLDVDGRRITARHQNWLQLRPGEVLACNGCHSTQNPVSHGRQDAFASAWSGAAADGQPFPNTSSAFFADFGETMAQVKKRISCATNCQLIALDEDVVYDDIWTDPVAAGRPADTGFAYRYTDLTTPIPTSADCLDNWAPHCRITINYEAHIHPLWSKLRQTLAGDGVTVLSDDTCTNCHAPVSTLGAVQVPAAQLDLSDGPSDINADHFKAYRELLSGDNEQEIAGGALADRLVQTGVDPVTGDPVFSPVPVSPSLSTAGARNSPRFFNIFASGGTHAGRLSPAELRLISEWVDIGAQYYNDPFQAPLN, encoded by the coding sequence ATGGTTGCAGGTACGCGAAATGTTCCATTGAGCGGACGGAAATTGTCCGCCCGCAGTGTATTGCTGTGGATCGCCGTGGCCTTTGGCCTTGCGGCCTGCGGCGGCGGTGGCGTCGGGGGCGAACAGAAGCCTGACCCGGTGGTGGTCGATGTGCCGATCGCCTACGTCAAGCGTCCGCTGCCCGTCAACGCCCAGGGTGTGCTGCAGGGCTCTGATCTGCGCGAACTGCGGCGCTTCGATATCGGTGCCGATCTCTATGTGCGCGAGCGCGCGGCAGTCACGGCTGTCGAGCGCAACATTACCGAACGCATAACGCAGGGAAGCGGGCTGTATGACGTCCGCGATCCTGAAGTGTCCTGGGACGGTGCGACGCTCATCTTTGCGATGCGCGGTCCTTTCGTGGCCGGCGCTGACGAAGAAGACCAGCCCACCTGGAACATCTGGGAGTACAACTTCGCCGGCGACACCCTGCGCCGGGTGATCAGTTCGGATCTCACTGCAGAGGCCGGGCACGATATTGCGCCGGCGTATCTGCCCGATGGCCGCATCGTCTTTTCATCCACGCGCCAGCGGCAATCGAAGGCGGTGCTGATCGACGAAGGCAAGCAGCAGTTTGATGCGCAGGATGAAGACCGCAATGAGCCGGCCTTCGTGTTGCATGTCATGAATGCCGATGGCAGCGACATCCACCAGATTTCCTTCAATCAGAGCCATGACCTGGATCCCTCGGTGCTTGCCAACGGGCAGATCCTGTTCAGCCGCTGGGACAATGCAGCGGCCAATAGCGAGATGAACCTGTATCGCATGAACCCTGACGGCACGGGCCTTGAACTCTATTACGGCGCGCGCAGTCACGAGACCGGCACCGATGGTGCGACCATCCAGTTTTCGCAACCGCGCGAGATGCCGGATGGGCGAATTCTCTCTGTCATCCGGCCTTTTCAGGCGGATGATGGCGGCGGTGACCTGGTCAGCATCGACGCGGCAAACTTCGTGGAAAACCTGCAGCCCGTTGCCGTGAATGCGGGCCTGCTGAGCGGGCCGGCGCAGACCCGCACCGTCGTCAACGATGTGCGCACCGATGCCGGCATCTCACCCGGCGGTGAATTTGGTGCTGCGTTTCCGCTCTGGGATGGTACCGGGCGGATGTTCGCGGTCTGGAGCCCGTGCCGGCTGCTGGACGTTGATGACCGCATCGTGCCCTGTACCGAGTCGGCGCTGGCTGCGCCGGGCGCCCGTTCCGCCTTCCCGCTGTATGGCGTGTGGATCTTTGATCCGGTTGCCGGAACCCAGTTGCCGGTGTTCTCGCCGACGGAAAATCTGCTGATCAGCGACATCGTGGCGGCACAGCCGCGCGCGCTGCCCCCGGTGATCTTCGACAAGGCATCGACCGGTCAGCTCGATCCGGATCTCGTCGCGCAGGAGCAGGGTCTTGTCGATATCCGCAGCGTCTACGATCTTGACGGTACGGCTTCGGTGAATATCCGGGCGCTGGCCGATCCGGCACAGACCACGGCGGTCCAGCGGCAGGCGCGCTTTCTGCGCGTCGAAAAGGCGGTGGCCCTGCCTGATCGTGAAGTCCGTGACTTCGACAACAGCGCTTTCGGCGTCAGCGCTGCGCAGGGCATGCGCGAGATTCTCGGTTATGCGCCGGTCGAACCCGACGGTTCGGTCGTGGTGCGGGTGCCTGCCAATGTGCCGATTGCACTTTCGGTGCTGGATGTCGACGGGCGGCGCATCACGGCGCGACATCAGAACTGGCTGCAGCTCCGTCCCGGTGAGGTACTGGCCTGCAACGGCTGCCACTCGACGCAAAATCCCGTATCGCACGGGCGGCAAGACGCTTTTGCGAGCGCATGGAGCGGCGCTGCGGCCGACGGTCAGCCCTTCCCGAACACCAGCAGTGCGTTCTTTGCCGATTTCGGCGAGACCATGGCGCAGGTCAAAAAGCGCATAAGCTGTGCGACCAACTGCCAGCTGATCGCACTGGACGAGGACGTCGTCTACGACGACATCTGGACGGATCCCGTTGCGGCTGGCCGTCCCGCCGATACGGGCTTCGCCTACCGCTATACGGACCTCACTACGCCGATACCGACCAGCGCCGATTGCCTCGACAACTGGGCGCCGCACTGCCGGATCACGATCAACTACGAAGCGCATATACACCCCCTGTGGAGCAAGCTCCGTCAGACACTGGCGGGCGACGGTGTCACGGTGCTCAGCGATGACACCTGCACGAACTGCCATGCGCCAGTCAGCACGCTCGGTGCCGTGCAGGTGCCGGCTGCCCAGCTCGACCTCTCGGATGGTCCGTCGGATATCAATGCAGACCACTTCAAGGCCTACCGCGAGCTGCTCTCCGGCGATAACGAGCAGGAAATCGCCGGCGGTGCGCTCGCCGACCGGCTGGTCCAGACGGGTGTCGATCCGGTCACCGGTGATCCGGTATTCAGTCCGGTGCCGGTCAGCCCCTCGCTGTCCACCGCGGGTGCGCGCAATTCACCGCGATTCTTCAACATCTTCGCGTCTGGTGGCACGCATGCGGGCCGGCTGTCGCCGGCGGAACTGCGGCTGATCTCCGAGTGGGTGGATATCGGTGCGCAGTACTACAACGATCCGTTCCAGGCACCCCTGAACTAG
- a CDS encoding DUF4266 domain-containing protein, with product MRMSLAAFLMGAMLLAGCSGVEPWVKPYERDRLADPVMSFDRDPVSSSYLDHVHEARESARGATGSAGGGCGCN from the coding sequence ATGAGAATGTCGCTGGCCGCGTTCCTGATGGGCGCCATGTTGCTGGCCGGATGCAGCGGGGTGGAGCCATGGGTAAAACCCTACGAGCGCGACCGGCTGGCCGATCCGGTGATGAGTTTCGACCGCGATCCGGTATCTTCAAGCTATCTCGATCATGTTCATGAAGCGCGCGAATCGGCGCGCGGTGCGACCGGCAGCGCCGGTGGCGGCTGCGGGTGTAACTAG
- a CDS encoding DUF3570 domain-containing protein — MMWRTGMLLILSAGAAFAGVLPEERADALYHYYDGGGVEIDGPSLLVRKSVNEKVSVSASYYVDSISSASIDVLTTASKYSEERTQWGLGVDYLHEDTTLSVGFSNSDENDYSADTLNLSISQDIFNGLTTITLGYGSGSDDVSKRGDPVFAGQIKRHAYRAGITQVLTRNLLMSLNYEAIADEGYLNNPYRQVRYVDINEASGYGWQGEVYPRTRASNAVAIRARYHLPYRAAVSGGYRFFTDDWGIDAHTVDIGYVQPWRDRWMVDVRYRFYSQNAADFYSDLFPYADAQNYMGRDKELSKFQSYGPHIGLSYTWLDRAGDRPLRSTVNLFFDHYTYSYDDFRDVSSGGAVGAEPLYEFDANVLQFFVSLWF, encoded by the coding sequence ATGATGTGGCGCACCGGCATGCTGCTGATACTTTCCGCGGGCGCGGCGTTTGCCGGTGTGCTGCCCGAGGAGCGCGCCGATGCGCTCTATCACTATTACGACGGTGGCGGCGTGGAGATCGACGGGCCATCGCTCCTGGTGCGAAAGTCCGTCAACGAGAAGGTGTCCGTATCGGCCAGCTACTATGTGGACAGCATCAGCAGCGCATCGATCGACGTTCTTACCACCGCCAGCAAGTATTCAGAAGAGCGCACCCAATGGGGGCTCGGTGTCGATTACCTGCATGAAGACACCACGCTGAGTGTGGGTTTCAGTAACAGTGACGAGAACGACTACAGTGCCGATACGCTGAACCTTTCGATCAGCCAGGACATCTTCAACGGCCTGACTACCATCACCCTGGGTTATGGCAGCGGCTCCGATGATGTCAGCAAGCGCGGCGATCCGGTATTCGCCGGCCAGATCAAGCGGCATGCCTACCGGGCGGGTATCACCCAGGTACTGACCAGGAACCTGCTGATGAGTCTCAACTATGAGGCGATCGCAGACGAGGGCTATCTGAATAACCCGTATCGCCAGGTCCGGTACGTCGATATCAACGAGGCCAGCGGATATGGCTGGCAGGGCGAGGTCTATCCACGGACCCGCGCCAGCAATGCCGTGGCGATCCGTGCCCGCTATCACCTGCCATACCGGGCTGCCGTGTCGGGCGGGTACCGCTTCTTCACGGACGACTGGGGTATAGACGCGCATACGGTCGATATCGGCTACGTGCAGCCCTGGCGTGACCGGTGGATGGTTGATGTCCGTTACCGCTTCTACAGCCAGAACGCCGCGGACTTCTATTCAGACCTGTTTCCCTATGCCGATGCGCAGAACTACATGGGCCGCGACAAGGAGCTGAGCAAGTTCCAGAGCTACGGTCCGCACATCGGCCTGAGCTATACCTGGCTCGACAGGGCGGGCGACCGCCCGCTGCGCAGTACGGTGAATCTGTTTTTCGATCACTACACCTACAGCTATGACGATTTCCGCGATGTCAGCAGCGGTGGTGCGGTCGGTGCCGAGCCACTTTATGAGTTCGACGCCAACGTCCTGCAGTTCTTCGTTTCGCTCTGGTTCTAG
- a CDS encoding outer membrane beta-barrel domain-containing protein yields MESRIHLLLLRAAALSLLLAATAGCSLLGRSREPAEDANASSPVIDPRIERREVSPPKIDSEDFEVTGYYGMLSVEDFGTNSVIGARLAYHITEGLFAEATLAQTGDVDQTSAEILGNYDLSFGSDRKYKYYDLSLGYNLLPGEVFIGRNHAFNSAFYVLAGAGNTTFHNEDMFTLSFGGGYRILLTDAIGLHFDVRDHLFDDDISGEDKTTHNIEFTLGLSWFF; encoded by the coding sequence ATGGAAAGCCGGATTCACCTTCTTCTTCTGAGGGCAGCCGCACTGTCCCTGCTGCTGGCCGCCACGGCTGGCTGCTCGTTGCTGGGACGGTCGCGTGAGCCTGCAGAAGATGCAAACGCATCCTCGCCGGTCATCGATCCGCGTATCGAGCGCCGCGAGGTGTCGCCGCCGAAGATCGACAGCGAAGACTTCGAAGTCACCGGCTATTACGGCATGCTGAGCGTGGAGGATTTCGGCACCAATTCGGTCATCGGTGCGCGTCTTGCCTACCACATAACAGAGGGCCTGTTTGCCGAGGCGACCCTGGCGCAGACCGGCGATGTGGACCAGACGAGTGCCGAGATCCTCGGCAACTACGACCTGTCATTTGGCAGCGATCGCAAGTACAAGTATTACGACCTGTCGCTGGGCTACAACCTGCTGCCGGGCGAGGTATTCATCGGCAGGAACCACGCCTTCAATTCGGCTTTCTATGTGCTTGCCGGTGCCGGCAACACCACCTTTCACAACGAAGACATGTTTACGCTGAGCTTCGGCGGCGGCTACCGGATACTGCTTACGGATGCCATCGGCCTGCACTTCGATGTGCGCGATCACCTGTTCGATGATGACATCAGCGGTGAGGACAAGACCACGCATAACATCGAGTTCACCCTCGGCCTGAGCTGGTTCTTCTGA
- a CDS encoding SH3 domain-containing protein produces the protein MRTVVVMVMLVFLPFVTPAYAKTAHYEAVVAEPFLELHTGPGRGFPVFHVVDRGQHIEVLKRRTDWFQVQTDRGVRGWVKLAEMRATLDTAGSATKIDDPDVDDYKARRWEAGVGLGDLDGASVISVYTGYHLTRNLSVEARVGDVSGDFSDGWLATVDIVHQPFPAWRISPFAMLGTGIIQINPKATLVSTEDRTDQVGHVGLGARLYVTKRFMFRAEYSSYLTFTSRDDNEELDEWKAGFTFFF, from the coding sequence ATGCGCACAGTAGTCGTCATGGTGATGCTGGTTTTCTTGCCCTTCGTCACACCCGCTTATGCAAAAACGGCTCACTATGAGGCCGTGGTTGCCGAGCCTTTTCTCGAACTCCACACGGGGCCGGGGCGGGGTTTCCCGGTGTTTCATGTCGTTGACCGCGGTCAGCACATTGAAGTGCTCAAGCGACGCACCGACTGGTTTCAGGTGCAGACAGACCGGGGTGTCCGGGGCTGGGTGAAGCTGGCGGAGATGAGAGCCACGCTGGATACAGCCGGTTCGGCGACGAAGATCGATGACCCGGATGTCGATGATTACAAGGCCCGCCGCTGGGAAGCCGGCGTCGGGCTCGGCGATCTGGATGGTGCGAGCGTGATATCCGTTTACACCGGTTATCACCTGACCCGCAACCTGTCGGTGGAGGCCAGGGTGGGCGATGTGAGCGGGGATTTTTCCGACGGCTGGCTGGCGACGGTCGATATCGTCCATCAGCCATTTCCGGCGTGGCGCATTTCGCCCTTTGCCATGCTCGGTACGGGAATCATCCAGATCAACCCGAAAGCGACCCTGGTGAGTACCGAAGACCGTACTGACCAGGTCGGACACGTGGGGCTGGGCGCGCGCCTTTACGTGACGAAGCGTTTCATGTTTCGTGCCGAATACTCGAGCTACCTGACATTTACCAGTCGTGACGACAATGAGGAACTGGACGAATGGAAAGCCGGATTCACCTTCTTCTTCTGA
- a CDS encoding bifunctional alpha,alpha-trehalose-phosphate synthase (UDP-forming)/trehalose-phosphatase: MAKLIMVSNRLPVVFAADGTVTRTAGGLVSALRGADPDCEQVWAGWTGAAAEDLEDPEAVRASARREGFVPVFLNRDDVAGFYEGYANATLWPLLHYMVERATFSKDWWNAYQRVNRKFADAILEVADEGDLVWIHDYHLFLLPAMLRGQQKGLRIGFFLHTPFCTSEIFRVLPDRVALLEGVLGADVIGFHTYNYLRHFRSSLLRVIGLETETEGMWHNGREIRLGVYPIGHDHAGFDRAMRRIDFPEILARHRADLGGKRLILNVERLDYTKGLPEKLAAMRKFLEQNPDKRADVLFVLVAVPSRRGVQEYDALTEQVQREVGAINGEFGRMGHAPVQLLHRSFPVVDLAAFYALAEVCLVTPLRDGMNLVAKEFVDCQHEDLAVRPGVLILSEFAGAAQELSHALQVNPHDVDGVVAAIGRALDMPDDERRLRIGMMQERLRKQDCSVWARRFLRELGEVPARNERVPVMELKPLAAMLAAQVHAGQKLGLFLDYDGTLRGFVDIPDDAVPDAELRPLLADLASSDRVSVTVVSGRTPGFLEQHLGGLGVTLVAEHGYQWLDGGSGEWALFNAVSNEWKSAVRDHLEQASLLTPGTHVEEKQSALVWHYRQADPEFGLWRARGLMHELTALAANLPVVVHHGQKIVEVSSLLVSKGAAVRFLIRHQGCDIALVAGDDATDETMIALEPDGVEFISVRVGKGSTRARYRTDLTGLRMLLTELRSALNSGTGPEEVST; encoded by the coding sequence ATGGCCAAGCTGATCATGGTTTCCAATCGGCTGCCCGTGGTGTTCGCTGCCGACGGCACGGTGACGCGAACAGCTGGCGGTCTGGTGTCCGCCCTTCGGGGCGCAGACCCGGACTGCGAGCAGGTCTGGGCAGGCTGGACCGGTGCTGCCGCAGAAGACCTGGAAGACCCGGAAGCAGTGCGAGCCAGTGCGCGCCGCGAAGGCTTCGTCCCCGTATTCCTGAACAGGGATGATGTCGCCGGCTTCTACGAGGGCTATGCCAATGCCACCCTGTGGCCGCTGCTGCACTACATGGTCGAGCGGGCCACATTCTCGAAAGACTGGTGGAACGCCTACCAGCGAGTCAACCGCAAGTTTGCCGACGCGATACTGGAAGTCGCCGACGAGGGTGACCTGGTCTGGATTCACGACTACCACCTGTTTCTGCTTCCGGCGATGCTTCGGGGCCAGCAGAAGGGCCTGCGCATCGGTTTCTTCCTGCACACGCCGTTCTGCACCAGCGAGATCTTTCGTGTGCTGCCCGACCGGGTGGCGTTGCTCGAGGGCGTCCTCGGTGCGGATGTGATCGGTTTCCATACCTATAACTACCTCCGCCACTTCCGCTCATCGCTGCTGCGGGTGATCGGCCTCGAGACCGAGACCGAAGGCATGTGGCACAACGGCCGGGAGATCCGCCTGGGCGTCTATCCGATCGGCCACGATCACGCCGGTTTTGACCGTGCCATGCGCCGCATCGACTTTCCGGAAATCCTGGCCCGACACCGGGCGGATCTCGGTGGCAAGCGTCTGATCCTCAATGTGGAGCGCCTCGACTACACAAAGGGATTGCCGGAAAAGCTGGCGGCCATGCGCAAGTTCCTTGAGCAGAACCCCGACAAGCGCGCCGACGTCCTCTTCGTACTCGTCGCCGTGCCGTCCCGTCGGGGTGTGCAGGAGTACGACGCACTGACAGAGCAGGTCCAGCGCGAGGTCGGGGCAATAAACGGCGAGTTCGGCAGGATGGGCCATGCCCCGGTCCAGCTCCTCCACAGGAGTTTTCCGGTTGTGGACCTTGCTGCCTTCTATGCGCTTGCCGAGGTGTGCCTGGTAACCCCGTTGCGGGACGGCATGAATCTCGTCGCCAAGGAGTTCGTGGACTGTCAGCACGAGGATCTGGCAGTCCGGCCGGGGGTCCTGATCCTGAGCGAATTTGCGGGCGCTGCACAGGAGCTGTCGCATGCCTTGCAGGTGAACCCCCACGATGTCGACGGCGTGGTGGCCGCCATAGGCCGGGCGCTGGACATGCCCGACGACGAGCGTCGCCTGCGCATCGGCATGATGCAGGAGCGTCTGCGGAAGCAGGATTGCAGCGTCTGGGCGCGCCGGTTCCTGCGTGAGCTTGGCGAGGTGCCCGCGCGGAACGAACGTGTGCCGGTCATGGAGTTGAAACCACTGGCGGCAATGCTGGCGGCCCAGGTGCACGCCGGACAAAAGCTGGGCCTGTTCCTCGATTATGACGGTACGCTTCGGGGCTTCGTCGATATTCCCGATGATGCCGTGCCGGATGCAGAGCTACGGCCCCTGCTGGCCGACCTCGCCAGCAGCGACCGCGTGTCCGTTACCGTTGTCAGCGGCCGGACACCGGGTTTTCTCGAGCAGCATCTCGGTGGGCTTGGCGTTACGCTCGTTGCCGAGCATGGCTATCAGTGGCTGGATGGTGGCAGCGGTGAGTGGGCGCTGTTCAATGCCGTGAGCAATGAGTGGAAGAGTGCGGTCCGCGACCACCTCGAGCAGGCCTCGCTGCTGACGCCCGGCACGCACGTCGAGGAAAAGCAATCTGCCCTCGTCTGGCACTATCGCCAGGCCGATCCCGAGTTCGGGCTCTGGCGGGCGAGGGGACTGATGCACGAGCTGACGGCTCTGGCTGCCAATTTGCCGGTGGTCGTCCACCATGGCCAGAAGATCGTCGAAGTCTCGAGCCTCCTGGTCAGCAAGGGCGCGGCAGTCCGGTTTCTCATCAGGCACCAGGGTTGTGATATCGCCCTGGTGGCGGGTGACGATGCAACGGACGAGACAATGATTGCCCTGGAGCCAGACGGTGTCGAATTCATCTCGGTACGTGTTGGCAAGGGTTCGACTCGGGCGCGCTACCGGACCGACCTCACCGGCTTGCGCATGCTCCTCACGGAGCTCCGCAGCGCACTGAATTCAGGAACTGGACCCGAAGAGGTGAGTACATGA
- a CDS encoding glycoside hydrolase family 15 protein — translation MTIDPARLADDYHLGMIGNGRTCALIDARGDIVFCCLPDFDSGTVFAAILDADKGGSFRIEMLAGRVTGQAFERNTNVLVTSYAGDEGAFEVVDFMPRYTTDGRAGAEHDVAPDVVRRIRLVHGSPRIRVVYDPRLDYARGETRVVRQPGFLKAMSERMGEHGLAYESAYLWTDMDHDAVLSGRETILDQDRFLFLSYHDKVQVPDGDLVELMLQRTRAYWMLWSARTHLPVQYRSEVMRSALVLKMLQFGPTGAFLAAATTSLPETIGEERNWDYRFCWLRDASMTVEVLQRIGHPQMAARFIDWLLRTVPTKNDALQIMYGLRGERNLTEKVLEHLSGYQGSRPVRIGNAAFTQEQHDIFGVVMDVFYQDLTLRQRTPESLDRVWTRVRSIIRNVSAAWQDADRGIWEIRGEKRHFVFSKVLCWVAIDRSIKIAELLGKHTWADRMRPLLKEVHDDICARGWNAEKGAFVQSYGSADLDAANLLMAEYGFLAPTDPRFIATVERTQEELCIDGLMFRYRNQDDFGVPKSAFTVCSFWLVKALASVGRRDEARTLFESLLRAGNAHGLYSEDLDFSTRRQLGNFPQAYSHLALIDCALELSRDEDNTLIQL, via the coding sequence ATGACCATCGACCCGGCCCGACTCGCCGACGACTATCACCTCGGCATGATTGGCAATGGCCGCACCTGTGCGCTGATCGATGCCCGGGGGGATATCGTTTTCTGCTGCCTGCCCGACTTCGACTCGGGAACGGTGTTCGCCGCGATACTCGACGCGGACAAGGGCGGTTCGTTCCGGATCGAGATGTTGGCAGGCCGGGTTACCGGCCAGGCATTCGAGCGCAATACCAACGTCCTTGTGACGAGCTATGCCGGCGATGAGGGGGCGTTTGAGGTCGTGGACTTCATGCCCCGCTACACGACTGATGGCCGGGCCGGTGCGGAACATGACGTGGCACCGGACGTGGTGCGGAGGATCCGGCTGGTGCACGGGAGTCCGCGGATTCGCGTGGTCTACGACCCCAGGCTCGACTATGCCCGCGGCGAGACGCGTGTGGTTCGCCAGCCCGGATTTCTGAAGGCGATGTCCGAACGGATGGGTGAGCACGGGCTGGCCTATGAATCAGCCTATCTGTGGACAGACATGGATCACGATGCGGTGCTCTCGGGCCGCGAAACGATACTGGACCAGGATCGTTTCCTGTTCCTCAGTTATCACGACAAGGTCCAGGTTCCCGATGGCGACCTGGTCGAACTCATGCTTCAGCGCACGCGGGCCTACTGGATGCTCTGGTCGGCCCGGACTCACCTTCCGGTGCAGTACCGGTCTGAGGTAATGCGCAGTGCGCTCGTGCTGAAGATGCTGCAGTTCGGTCCCACGGGTGCGTTCCTTGCCGCAGCAACCACATCGCTGCCCGAAACGATCGGCGAAGAGCGCAACTGGGACTACCGTTTCTGCTGGCTACGCGACGCGTCGATGACGGTCGAGGTGCTGCAGCGGATTGGTCATCCACAGATGGCCGCACGGTTCATCGACTGGCTATTGCGGACCGTGCCAACAAAAAACGATGCCCTCCAGATCATGTACGGCTTGCGGGGTGAAAGGAACCTGACCGAGAAGGTGCTGGAGCACCTTTCCGGCTACCAGGGTTCCCGGCCCGTGCGAATTGGCAATGCGGCGTTCACCCAGGAACAGCACGATATCTTTGGTGTGGTGATGGATGTTTTCTATCAGGACCTGACGCTGCGCCAGCGCACCCCGGAATCCCTCGACAGGGTCTGGACACGCGTCCGCTCAATCATCCGGAATGTTTCCGCAGCCTGGCAGGACGCGGATCGCGGTATCTGGGAGATTCGTGGCGAGAAGCGCCATTTCGTGTTCTCCAAGGTGCTTTGCTGGGTTGCCATCGACCGGTCCATAAAGATTGCAGAGCTTCTCGGCAAGCACACATGGGCGGACCGGATGCGGCCGCTGCTCAAGGAGGTCCACGACGACATCTGCGCCCGTGGCTGGAATGCGGAGAAGGGGGCGTTTGTACAGTCCTACGGTTCCGCCGACCTCGACGCCGCCAACCTGCTGATGGCCGAATACGGCTTTCTGGCTCCGACGGACCCGAGATTCATCGCGACCGTCGAAAGAACGCAGGAAGAACTGTGCATCGACGGACTGATGTTCCGCTACCGGAATCAGGACGACTTCGGCGTCCCCAAGAGCGCTTTCACCGTGTGCTCATTCTGGCTCGTCAAGGCGCTTGCGTCTGTCGGCCGACGCGACGAGGCGCGGACCCTGTTCGAGTCGTTGCTGCGTGCGGGAAACGCGCACGGACTCTATAGCGAGGACCTGGATTTCAGCACCCGGCGGCAGCTCGGCAACTTTCCCCAGGCCTACAGTCATCTGGCCCTGATCGACTGCGCGCTCGAACTTTCCCGGGACGAAGACAACACTCTCATTCAGCTATAG